A window of Caldicellulosiruptoraceae bacterium PP1 contains these coding sequences:
- a CDS encoding MFS transporter, translating to MENKKDNEVKNRKILGISWNAFIFGFVSMLNDFSSEITVRALPLYLNNVLKTKTSIIGLIEGVADSTATILKIFSGYLSDKLNKRKSLVTLGYTLSAVSKPLLYFANNWFIVLLIRFFDRVGKGIRTSPRDALIANTTDKKELGKAFGFNRAMDPVGAIMGLIIASIIIYITQRNIHTFTQSLFKILVLISIIPVFISVLLIVLFIKDVKTKNPSVNKVDLSLKGFSKKFKLYLLTIAIFTLGNSSDAFLILQAQNKGLSILQIFIMLIFFNLLTTITAFPAGILSDKIKRQNIVVAGWILYAFIYFGFGFASKVEHIVILYILYGLYYGLTEGVEKAIVADLVGSEKRGTAYGLYNGAIGIFAMPSSLIAGLLWQYFGSSAPFIFGGIMAFLASIMLIFVLKMKEAAD from the coding sequence ATGGAGAATAAAAAAGATAATGAAGTAAAGAACAGGAAAATACTTGGTATTAGTTGGAATGCATTTATCTTTGGCTTTGTTAGTATGCTAAATGATTTCTCTAGTGAAATAACAGTAAGAGCATTACCGCTATACCTTAACAATGTACTGAAAACAAAAACATCAATAATTGGTCTTATTGAAGGTGTAGCAGATTCAACCGCTACAATTCTAAAAATATTCTCAGGATATCTTTCTGATAAACTAAATAAACGAAAAAGTCTTGTAACTCTTGGATATACATTATCAGCTGTTTCTAAGCCATTATTATATTTTGCTAATAATTGGTTTATAGTTCTTCTTATTAGATTTTTTGATAGAGTAGGGAAAGGTATAAGAACCTCACCTAGAGATGCTCTTATAGCAAATACAACAGATAAGAAAGAGTTAGGAAAAGCATTTGGATTTAATAGAGCAATGGATCCTGTTGGAGCGATAATGGGACTTATAATAGCTTCAATTATAATTTACATAACTCAAAGAAATATCCATACTTTTACACAGTCATTATTCAAAATACTTGTTTTAATTTCTATTATACCGGTTTTTATATCTGTTCTTCTTATTGTATTATTTATAAAAGATGTTAAAACTAAAAACCCATCTGTAAATAAAGTTGATTTATCTTTAAAAGGTTTTAGCAAGAAGTTTAAATTATATCTATTAACAATAGCAATATTTACACTTGGTAATTCAAGCGATGCATTTTTGATTTTACAAGCACAAAATAAAGGCTTAAGTATCCTTCAAATATTCATTATGCTAATTTTCTTTAATTTGCTTACTACAATAACTGCTTTTCCGGCAGGTATTCTTTCAGATAAAATTAAAAGGCAAAATATAGTTGTAGCTGGTTGGATTTTATATGCTTTTATTTACTTTGGATTTGGCTTTGCATCCAAGGTGGAACATATTGTAATATTATATATCCTCTATGGACTGTATTATGGTCTTACTGAAGGTGTAGAAAAGGCTATTGTTGCCGACCTTGTAGGAAGTGAAAAAAGAGGAACTGCTTATGGGCTTTACAACGGTGCAATTGGTATTTTTGCAATGCCATCAAGTTTAATTGCAGGGCTGCTTTGGCAATATTTTGGTTCTTCAGCTCCATTTATCTTTGGAGGAATAATGGCATTTTTAGCATCTATAATGTTAATATTTGTTC